In Phyllopteryx taeniolatus isolate TA_2022b chromosome 8, UOR_Ptae_1.2, whole genome shotgun sequence, one genomic interval encodes:
- the rab30 gene encoding ras-related protein Rab-30 — MSMEDYDYLFKIVLIGNAGVGKTCLVRRFTQGLFPPGQGATIGVDFMIKTVEIKGQKVKLQIWDTAGQERFRSITQSYYRSANALILTYDITCEDSFRCLPEWLREIEQYANNQVVTILVGNKIDLAEKREVARQRAEDFAEAQSMLYLETSAKESDNVEKLFLDLACQLIRESKHNKLDDNDAAPVPGEGKTISYLSCCSLN, encoded by the exons ATGAGTATGGAGGATTATGACTACCTGTTCAAAATCGTTCTCATCGGGAACGCCGGAGTCGGGAAGACATGCCTCGTACGCCGCTTCACTCAG GGCCTTTTCCCGCCTGGCCAGGGGGCTACGATCGGGGTGGATTTCATGATTAAGACGGTGGAGATCAAGGGGCAGAAAGTGAAGCTGCAGATATGGGACACTGCGGGCCAGGAGAGGTTCCGCTCCATCACTCAGAGTTATTACCGCAGTGCCAACGCCCTCATTCTTACCTACGACATCACCTGCGAGGACTCCTTCCGGTGCCTTCCCGAGTGGCTGCGGGAGATCGAGCAGTACGCCAACAACCAGGTGGTGACCATATTAGTCG GTAACAAGATCGACCTGGCCGAGAAGCGGGAGGTGGCGCGCCAGCGGGCCGAGGACTTCGCCGAGGCGCAGAGCATGCTGTATCTGGAGACCTCGGCCAAGGAGTCGGACAACGTGGAGAAGCTCTTCCTGGACCTGGCCTGCCAGCTCATCCGCGAGTCCAAGCACAACAAGCTGGACGACAATGACGCTGCCCCCGTGCCCGGCGAGGGCAAGACCATCAGCTACCTGAGCTGCTGCAGCCTCAACTAG